The following coding sequences lie in one Candidatus Nitrospira allomarina genomic window:
- a CDS encoding FtsX-like permease family protein, with amino-acid sequence MTLPYEILVGLRYLRAKRRQRTISLNTFISITGITLGVAALIGTLGIMTGFKEDLQSKILGTTAHVIVQERGSNDMKGYADLVDQIEAVPDVIAAAPFIFKQVLVTSKTAVQGIILRGIQPSQETRVTDIEANMKFGDLADLTRPFAPPTSTSPDSGRDNPTPAPSNPPGIILGKELAFRLGVFIGDTINVVSPVGPMTSLTMTPKIRPYTVVGVFESGMFEYDSSLSYISLEEAQKFFNLGETVTGIQVKVNDVFLAQQIAQRLEATLGHIFIARDWMQLNRNLFSALKLEKTMMFLLLVLITLVASFNIVGTLTMIVNEKQREIAILKAMGATPGAIMRIFMLNGLVIGIVGTGIGVPLGYTFLWLIQNYWTFDASVYYISRIPVHILPLDVLLVATSAILISFAATFYPSWQAAKLDPVSALRYE; translated from the coding sequence GTGACCCTCCCATATGAGATTTTAGTCGGACTGCGGTATCTTCGGGCCAAGCGTCGGCAACGAACAATTTCGCTGAACACGTTTATCTCCATCACCGGAATCACGCTTGGTGTCGCAGCACTCATTGGCACGCTTGGCATCATGACCGGCTTCAAGGAGGATCTCCAGTCGAAAATTCTTGGCACCACTGCGCATGTGATCGTCCAGGAACGGGGCAGCAATGACATGAAAGGCTATGCGGACCTGGTCGATCAAATTGAAGCCGTTCCCGATGTGATAGCCGCTGCCCCGTTTATTTTCAAACAAGTGCTCGTCACCTCGAAAACGGCCGTGCAAGGGATCATCCTCCGGGGCATCCAGCCCTCGCAGGAAACACGCGTGACCGATATAGAAGCCAACATGAAATTTGGGGATTTGGCTGACCTGACCCGCCCTTTTGCCCCACCCACATCGACATCTCCTGATTCCGGTCGGGACAACCCCACTCCTGCGCCCTCCAACCCGCCAGGAATTATTTTGGGGAAGGAATTGGCCTTCCGGCTTGGCGTGTTTATCGGCGATACCATCAACGTCGTCTCACCTGTCGGCCCAATGACCTCGTTGACCATGACACCGAAAATTCGGCCCTACACCGTGGTCGGCGTGTTCGAATCCGGCATGTTCGAATATGATTCTTCATTGTCGTATATCAGTCTGGAAGAGGCCCAGAAATTTTTCAATCTCGGAGAGACGGTTACGGGGATTCAAGTCAAAGTCAATGACGTATTTTTGGCCCAGCAGATTGCCCAACGATTAGAGGCCACACTCGGTCACATCTTTATTGCCCGTGATTGGATGCAACTAAATCGAAATTTGTTTTCGGCATTAAAACTCGAAAAGACCATGATGTTTCTTCTGCTGGTCTTGATCACCCTGGTCGCCTCGTTCAATATCGTGGGGACCTTGACGATGATTGTCAACGAAAAGCAACGGGAAATTGCCATCCTCAAAGCCATGGGCGCCACGCCAGGAGCCATCATGCGGATTTTCATGTTAAACGGGTTGGTAATCGGAATCGTGGGAACGGGCATTGGGGTCCCACTCGGCTATACTTTTTTGTGGCTCATTCAGAACTATTGGACCTTCGACGCCTCCGTCTATTACATATCCCGCATTCCCGTCCACATCCTGCCATTGGATGTGCTGTTAGTAGCCACCTCGGCCATCCTGATCAGTTTTGCCGCCACGTTCTACCCTTCATGGCAAGCAGCGAAATTAGATCCAGTCAGCGCCCTTCGTTATGAATAA